The proteins below come from a single Nitrosospira sp. Is2 genomic window:
- a CDS encoding MbtH family protein has translation MTSCFDREDGTFRVLVNHEEQYSIWPDWKAVPGGWNDVGIRGDKKTCLEYIEKTWTDMRPLSLRRFMDGPSTVDGR, from the coding sequence ATGACGAGTTGTTTTGACCGCGAAGATGGGACTTTTCGAGTTCTGGTTAATCATGAGGAGCAATATTCAATTTGGCCGGACTGGAAGGCGGTTCCAGGGGGCTGGAACGATGTCGGAATAAGAGGCGATAAGAAAACCTGCCTTGAATATATCGAGAAGACATGGACCGATATGCGTCCGCTCAGTCTGAGGCGCTTCATGGACGGACCGTCTACAGTGGACGGGCGATAA
- a CDS encoding FecR/PupR family sigma factor regulator, whose amino-acid sequence MTDPQWQDQVWGTAVEWVMRTHGTMNPADLKELSKWLKAHPSHREAYEEAARVWLLTGLVPPSNPPSGDE is encoded by the coding sequence GTGACAGATCCGCAATGGCAAGATCAGGTGTGGGGAACGGCGGTCGAGTGGGTAATGCGCACCCACGGAACGATGAACCCGGCCGATCTGAAAGAATTATCGAAGTGGCTGAAGGCGCACCCGTCTCACCGGGAGGCCTATGAAGAGGCTGCGCGTGTCTGGTTGCTCACCGGGCTGGTCCCGCCCTCCAATCCTCCTTCAGGGGATGAATAG
- a CDS encoding RNA polymerase factor sigma-70, which produces MTVEKQLDLGEVFMAHRSQLRWAALKILGNPERAEDVVQDAYLKVSEAAAVFDIKQPLAYLYQMVRNLAIDHHRRLSLEMNLFEAEDDGLHVAAHTGLPEAIAISRQHLTLIATALSELPERTRRVFELHRLEGQTHRTIAAELNISTSLVNILIHEAMDHCRAVLRS; this is translated from the coding sequence ATGACTGTTGAGAAACAGCTTGACCTGGGGGAAGTATTCATGGCTCATCGGTCGCAATTGCGCTGGGCGGCGCTGAAGATTCTGGGAAATCCCGAGCGTGCCGAAGATGTGGTGCAGGACGCCTACCTCAAGGTTTCAGAAGCGGCTGCGGTATTTGATATCAAGCAACCGCTGGCCTACCTGTACCAGATGGTGCGCAATCTGGCCATCGACCATCATCGGCGTCTTTCGCTCGAAATGAATCTTTTCGAGGCTGAGGATGATGGACTTCATGTGGCTGCTCATACCGGACTGCCTGAAGCTATCGCAATCAGTCGTCAGCACCTTACGCTGATTGCCACAGCCCTGTCCGAACTTCCGGAACGGACGAGGCGCGTTTTCGAACTCCATCGGCTGGAAGGGCAAACCCATCGTACCATTGCCGCGGAGCTGAATATCTCGACATCTCTGGTAAATATCCTGATTCACGAAGCGATGGATCATTGCCGCGCTGTTCTTCGTTCCTAA